The following are encoded in a window of Ignavibacteria bacterium genomic DNA:
- a CDS encoding uroporphyrinogen decarboxylase produces MQKFSNNLFLRACFQQHAERTPIWMMRQAGRYLPEYRAVRAKYDFLTMCKTPELAAEVTMQPVDIVGVDAAIIFSDILVIPEAMGMKLFVNEGSGPKFETAISSESDIDKLIIPEPSDKLKYVLDAVSLTKKILNNRVPLIGFSGSPWTLFAYMVEGNGTKDFVKAKTMLFNEPKLSHKLLEKISSAVSQYLIAKINAGADAIQIFDTWGGMLGYEELREFSLRYVQKIIFDVKEKFGNTIPIIFFSKGSGMWLDDLVKTNCDVVGVDWTMDISVAKYIVGGRTALQGNFDPIMLLSKSEKIISATKTILEKFGSGDGHIFNLGHGILPNTPVENAKLLVETVRQESKKYHHG; encoded by the coding sequence ATGCAAAAATTTTCAAACAATTTATTTCTTCGAGCGTGCTTTCAACAACATGCAGAGCGCACGCCGATTTGGATGATGCGGCAAGCAGGAAGATATTTGCCCGAATACCGCGCAGTGCGAGCGAAATATGATTTTCTTACGATGTGCAAAACGCCCGAACTCGCCGCAGAAGTTACGATGCAACCTGTAGATATTGTCGGCGTGGATGCGGCAATAATTTTTTCTGACATTCTCGTGATTCCAGAAGCGATGGGGATGAAATTATTCGTGAACGAGGGAAGCGGACCAAAATTTGAAACAGCAATTTCTTCAGAAAGCGACATTGACAAATTGATTATTCCCGAACCATCGGATAAATTGAAATACGTTCTCGATGCAGTTTCGCTGACAAAAAAAATATTGAACAATCGCGTTCCGCTCATTGGTTTTTCCGGTTCGCCGTGGACATTGTTTGCATATATGGTCGAGGGAAACGGAACGAAAGATTTTGTGAAAGCGAAAACAATGTTGTTCAACGAGCCGAAACTTTCGCACAAATTGTTGGAGAAAATTTCTTCTGCTGTTTCGCAATATTTAATTGCAAAAATAAATGCCGGTGCTGATGCAATACAAATTTTTGATACGTGGGGAGGAATGTTGGGTTATGAAGAGTTGCGGGAATTTTCTTTGCGTTATGTTCAGAAAATTATTTTTGATGTAAAAGAAAAATTCGGGAACACGATTCCGATTATTTTTTTTTCGAAAGGCAGCGGAATGTGGCTCGATGATTTAGTAAAAACAAATTGCGATGTTGTTGGCGTGGATTGGACGATGGATATTTCTGTTGCGAAATATATTGTCGGCGGAAGAACTGCGCTGCAAGGAAATTTTGACCCGATAATGTTACTTTCTAAATCGGAAAAAATAATTTCAGCAACGAAAACGATTTTAGAAAAATTCGGAAGCGGCGATGGACATATTTTCAATCTTGGTCACGGAATTTTGCCCAACACGCCGGTAGAAAATGCAAAGTTGCTTGTTGAGACGGTGAGACAAGAAAGTAAAAAGTATCATCACGGATAA
- a CDS encoding uroporphyrinogen-III synthase, with amino-acid sequence MKVLITRAKEQSKEFANQLITLHHEPIFFPTIEIAEPNSWDETDNAIRQIENYTDLIFTSTNGVEFFFKRFEKYFPLQKLSGKTFHVVGNKTQEIISNYGFAVSTLPEKFDSKELAKKIITESNGIDKNFLFPHGNLTDSTIENTFGENNMRLDSIIVYQTVKTTVNESMKKEIQFQFLHNLIGIITFFSPSSVKYFLEEFPTTIHNTKITIAVIGETTKRACVKNGFSSNQIQFIENIFQQSLNSIQ; translated from the coding sequence ATGAAGGTTTTAATTACTCGCGCGAAAGAACAATCGAAAGAATTTGCGAATCAACTTATTACTTTGCACCACGAGCCAATCTTTTTCCCGACGATTGAAATTGCCGAACCGAATTCTTGGGACGAAACAGACAACGCAATTCGACAAATCGAAAACTACACGGACTTAATTTTCACAAGCACAAACGGAGTAGAATTTTTCTTTAAGCGATTTGAAAAATATTTTCCGCTTCAAAAACTTTCAGGAAAAACATTTCATGTTGTTGGAAATAAAACGCAAGAAATAATTTCTAATTACGGATTCGCCGTTTCAACCTTACCTGAAAAATTTGATTCAAAAGAATTAGCAAAGAAAATCATAACTGAATCGAATGGAATAGATAAGAACTTTCTATTTCCTCATGGTAATTTAACTGATTCAACCATAGAAAATACGTTTGGGGAAAACAATATGCGCCTTGATTCAATCATTGTTTATCAAACGGTGAAAACAACTGTCAACGAATCAATGAAAAAAGAAATTCAATTTCAGTTTTTGCACAATCTTATTGGCATCATTACATTTTTCTCTCCGTCGAGCGTAAAATATTTTCTTGAAGAATTTCCGACTACAATTCACAACACAAAAATTACCATCGCAGTAATTGGAGAAACGACAAAAAGAGCATGTGTGAAAAATGGATTCTCTTCAAATCAAATTCAATTTATCGAAAATATTTTTCAACAATCATTAAACTCAATTCAATAA
- the hemC gene encoding hydroxymethylbilane synthase, which translates to MKTKLIIGTRGSKLALWQTNFVKTQLEKYFPEIIFEINIIKTTGDKILDSPLSQIGDKALFTKELENALLKKEIDFAVHSLKDLPTQLPDGLLLASVLEREKPNDVLISKNNMKLSELPKNAIVATGSLRRTSQLLHYRNDLQIVDLRGNVDTRFKKFDESNWNAMLLAYAGVKRMNYEERISEIVSTEILLPAVGQAAIGIETRNEDEISKQVVATINHSEAEIATKSERSFLRRLEGGCQIPIGANATVVNEKLFLQGMIASLNGKILLRYSISGIIDEAELLGISLAETLLAKGGDKILEEIRK; encoded by the coding sequence ATGAAAACAAAACTCATCATCGGAACACGCGGAAGCAAACTCGCATTGTGGCAAACGAATTTTGTCAAAACGCAACTCGAAAAATATTTCCCCGAAATTATTTTTGAAATCAACATTATCAAAACGACCGGAGATAAAATTCTTGATTCGCCGCTTTCTCAAATCGGAGACAAAGCATTGTTCACAAAAGAATTGGAAAACGCTTTACTCAAAAAAGAAATTGATTTTGCTGTTCACAGTTTAAAAGATTTACCCACACAACTTCCGGATGGACTATTGTTAGCAAGCGTTTTAGAACGAGAGAAACCAAACGATGTTTTGATTTCCAAAAATAATATGAAACTTTCAGAACTTCCGAAAAATGCAATCGTTGCAACGGGAAGTTTACGAAGAACGTCGCAATTGCTGCATTACAGAAACGATTTACAAATAGTTGACTTACGTGGCAATGTTGATACGCGGTTCAAAAAATTCGATGAATCGAATTGGAATGCGATGCTTCTTGCGTATGCTGGCGTGAAACGAATGAATTACGAAGAACGAATTTCAGAAATTGTTTCTACGGAAATTTTACTGCCTGCAGTTGGACAAGCGGCAATCGGAATTGAAACACGAAACGAAGATGAAATTTCAAAACAGGTTGTCGCAACAATCAATCACAGTGAAGCGGAAATTGCGACAAAATCAGAGCGTTCATTTCTCCGACGACTTGAAGGAGGTTGTCAAATCCCAATTGGAGCAAACGCAACTGTAGTAAATGAAAAACTTTTTTTGCAAGGAATGATTGCAAGTTTAAATGGTAAAATATTACTTCGCTATTCGATAAGTGGAATAATTGATGAAGCAGAATTGCTCGGAATTTCACTTGCAGAAACGTTGCTTGCAAAAGGCGGAGATAAAATTCTTGAAGAAATTCGCAAATGA
- a CDS encoding glutamyl-tRNA reductase, whose protein sequence is MNELVLIGLNHKTASVEIREKLYYTLDEARPILPELVHQYLKEGVLLSTCNRTELVGVVETENEKPENIINYLIEHKSAQDTISNNHFYTQHSFEAVRHIFEVAAGIDSLLVGEDQILKQVKEAYELAVEKETAGTLMHHMFHSALRVGKRARTETKISDGAVSISYAAVELSEKIFADLSKKKALLIGAGETAELSAKNLFARGVTDITIANRTLEKAEKLASEFKGKAIPLEAITEKLRDVDIVISSINTPDFILTSQQIKKAMTLRSSKPLLIIDIGVPRNIEPSVREIENVFLDDMDSLELISHTNRERRIAEIPKVQKIIEEELRDFIQWYQSLDITPTIKMLRDRFEEIRTSEIEKNRNKLSSSELEKVDMVTKSIINKILHTPTVSMKEINGQTNFDTRTMNMFVKHLFGLKKKNVE, encoded by the coding sequence ATGAATGAATTAGTACTCATCGGCCTCAATCACAAAACCGCGTCAGTAGAAATCCGCGAGAAGTTGTATTACACTCTCGACGAAGCGCGCCCGATTTTGCCGGAACTCGTTCATCAGTATTTGAAAGAGGGAGTGTTACTTTCAACGTGTAATCGCACGGAACTCGTTGGTGTTGTTGAAACGGAAAATGAAAAACCGGAAAACATCATCAATTATTTGATTGAACATAAATCGGCACAAGACACGATTTCCAATAATCATTTCTACACGCAACATTCGTTTGAAGCCGTGCGTCATATTTTTGAAGTTGCTGCGGGAATTGATTCCTTGCTTGTTGGAGAAGACCAAATTTTAAAACAAGTAAAAGAAGCGTATGAACTCGCTGTGGAAAAAGAAACTGCGGGAACATTGATGCATCACATGTTTCATTCAGCATTGCGAGTTGGAAAACGCGCGCGAACAGAAACGAAAATCAGCGATGGCGCAGTTTCTATAAGTTACGCCGCAGTCGAACTTTCCGAAAAAATATTCGCTGACCTTTCCAAAAAGAAAGCATTATTAATTGGCGCCGGAGAAACGGCGGAACTCTCTGCAAAAAATTTATTCGCTCGTGGCGTTACTGATATTACCATCGCAAATCGCACGTTGGAGAAAGCAGAAAAACTTGCGAGTGAGTTTAAAGGAAAAGCAATACCACTTGAAGCAATTACGGAAAAACTGCGCGACGTTGATATTGTAATTAGTTCTATCAATACACCGGATTTTATTTTGACTTCGCAACAAATAAAGAAAGCGATGACGTTGCGTTCATCAAAGCCGTTGCTCATCATTGATATTGGCGTTCCACGGAATATTGAACCAAGCGTACGCGAAATTGAAAACGTTTTTCTTGATGATATGGATTCGCTCGAACTCATTTCTCACACCAATCGTGAACGGCGAATTGCAGAAATTCCGAAAGTGCAAAAAATAATAGAAGAAGAATTGCGCGATTTCATTCAATGGTATCAGTCGCTTGATATTACGCCAACAATTAAAATGCTTCGCGATAGATTTGAAGAAATTCGCACAAGTGAAATCGAAAAAAATAGAAATAAACTTTCTTCAAGCGAATTAGAAAAAGTTGATATGGTAACAAAATCCATTATCAATAAAATTTTGCATACGCCAACAGTAAGTATGAAAGAAATAAACGGACAAACAAATTTTGATACTCGTACAATGAATATGTTTGTGAAACACTTGTTTGGATTGAAAAAAAAGAATGTCGAATAA
- a CDS encoding radical SAM protein — protein sequence MNFRAFLNTLSNRAYSLPIVILYVTEGCNLQCVMCSYREPLPNELSLSEIRQLAQQLKNFDLRHIVYSGGEPLLRKDFPSICETFSQLNVKQTLLTNGLLLEKRYDEVGKYFSEIIISLDGPNAEIHNAIRGLEAFAQIEKGIKKVATQKYHPQLSIRYVIQKKNFRLISKMINVAKSWNVNRISFLSADVLSDSFGRFNKDEIANKEEIMLNEYEVKEFRASIEELTTKHKTDFETKFISDSPQSLRNRVQYFEALLGKNSFPLVHCNAPNVSTVITSTGEMQPCFFLPQFGNVRNDSFNSLLNNSIIRKTRNDVKNYSLERCKTCVCSLHIQPFAALLDPF from the coding sequence GTGAACTTTCGCGCTTTTCTCAACACGCTTTCCAATCGCGCTTATTCGCTTCCGATTGTTATTCTTTATGTAACGGAAGGATGTAATTTGCAATGTGTAATGTGTTCGTATCGCGAGCCGTTGCCAAATGAACTTTCGCTTTCTGAAATTCGACAACTCGCGCAACAACTTAAAAATTTTGATTTACGGCATATCGTTTATTCCGGCGGCGAACCATTACTGCGAAAAGATTTTCCATCGATTTGCGAAACGTTTTCTCAACTCAACGTAAAACAAACATTACTCACCAACGGATTACTTCTCGAAAAACGTTATGATGAAGTTGGAAAATATTTTTCAGAAATTATTATCTCACTCGATGGACCGAATGCAGAAATACACAATGCCATTCGCGGTTTGGAAGCATTCGCTCAAATTGAAAAGGGAATAAAAAAAGTTGCAACACAAAAATATCATCCACAACTTTCAATTCGTTATGTTATTCAGAAGAAAAATTTTCGCCTAATTTCAAAAATGATTAACGTTGCGAAATCGTGGAATGTCAATCGCATTTCGTTTCTTTCCGCCGATGTTCTTTCCGATAGTTTTGGAAGATTCAATAAAGATGAAATTGCAAACAAGGAAGAAATAATGTTAAACGAATACGAAGTAAAAGAATTTCGCGCAAGCATCGAAGAACTCACTACAAAACACAAAACCGACTTCGAAACAAAATTTATTTCCGATTCTCCGCAATCGTTACGAAACCGTGTACAATATTTTGAAGCATTGCTCGGTAAAAATTCTTTTCCGCTTGTGCATTGCAACGCACCGAATGTTTCAACAGTAATTACTTCAACGGGAGAAATGCAGCCATGCTTTTTCCTTCCGCAATTTGGAAATGTTCGCAACGATTCATTCAATTCGTTGCTCAATAATTCCATCATTAGAAAGACAAGAAACGACGTAAAGAATTATTCTCTTGAACGATGCAAAACGTGTGTGTGTTCATTGCATATTCAGCCGTTTGCTGCTTTACTTGATCCATTTTAA